A portion of the Lolium rigidum isolate FL_2022 chromosome 1, APGP_CSIRO_Lrig_0.1, whole genome shotgun sequence genome contains these proteins:
- the LOC124668379 gene encoding protein MATERNALLY EXPRESSED GENE 5-like has product MAGYYPREEDRAGYAAVRETQALNASYERFLRTGQIQSYGAGPAGGSIRPTAGVNAGYQADDRPVVAAGGMDGRNAGFGGGISEPPLPPDASNTLFIEGIPTDCERREVSHIFRPFVGFKEVRLVTKDPRHPGGDPIVLCFVDFANAAQAAVSMEALQGYKFDEHDRNSPHLRLQFARFTGPRGQSGPGGGGGGRVRR; this is encoded by the exons ATGGCTGGCTATTACCCTCGTGAGGAAGATAGGGCAGGATATGCTGCCGTGAGAGAAACTCAGGCTCTTAATGCTTCCTATGAGCGTTTTCTACGTACCGGG CAAATTCAGTCCTATGGTGCTGGACCTGCCGGGGGATCTATTAGGCCTACTGCGGGGGTTAATGCTGGTTACCAGGCTGATGATCGTCCAGTGGTGGCTGCTGGGGGTATGGATGGCAGGAATGCTGGTTTTGGTGGCGGAATTTCAGAACCTCCCCTTCCTCCAGATGCCTCAAATACCTTATTCATTGAAGGCATCCCTACTGATTGTGAACGCCGAGAAGTTTCTC ATATCTTTCGACCATTTGTTGGCTTTAAGGAGGTGAGGCTTGTAACCAAAGACCCAAGACAT CCTGGTGGTGATCCAATCGTGCTCTGCTTTGTTGATTTTGCTAATGCTGCTCAAGCAGCTGTTTCCATGGAAGCTTTGCAAG GTTATAAGTTTGATGAACACGACCGGAATTCACCTCACTTGCGGCTGCAGTTTGCACGATTTACGGGTCCGAGGGGACAATCAGgacctggtggtggtggtggtggtcgtgtTAGGCGTTAA